In Zingiber officinale cultivar Zhangliang chromosome 3B, Zo_v1.1, whole genome shotgun sequence, a single window of DNA contains:
- the LOC122055391 gene encoding homeobox-leucine zipper protein HOX32-like isoform X1: MAMAVSGKGQKLALDGGKYVRYTPEQVEALERVYNECPKPSSLRRQQLIRECPILSHIESKQIKVWFQNRRCREKQKKESSRLQGVNRKLSALNKLLMEENDRLQKQVSQLVYDNGYMRQRLHNVSAATTDTSCESAVTSGQQPQQKNPTPQHPQRDANNPAGLLAIAEETLAEFLSKATGTAVDWVQMVGMKPGPDSIGIFAVSHNCAGVAARACGLVSLEPIKVAETLKDRSSWYHDCRCLDVLTVIPVGNGGSIELCYMQTYAPTTLASARDFWTLRYTTGLEDGSLVICERSLTLATGGPVGPVASDFVRAEMHPSGYLIRPCEGGGSMIHIVDHVDLDACSVPEVIRPLYESPKLLAQNMTVAALCHIRQVSQETGNEVVCGGGYHPAVLRNFSQRLSRGFNDAVNSFADDGWSLMGSDSSVEDVTIALRSSPNKHHGPLLNSSTMFTALGCGILCAKASMLLQNVPPALLVCFLREHRSEWADFGIDTYSAVSLRSTPYSIPSVRSGGGFSGNQVILPLAHTIEKEETLEVVRLVDHEFSQDGALSRSVNLLQLYSGIDENAVGARSQLVFAPFDESFADETPLLPSGFRIMPLDLGADSPKATRTLDLASTLEVGSRAATCTENKTAGNAINLRSVLTIAFQFTYENHLRDNVADMARQYVRSVVASVQRVAMAIAPSRLSSNIGAKHSLGSPEAHTLSEWIFRSYRIYTGTELVPADPQTKESCLKNIWNHSDAILCCPLKVPPIFNFANQASLDMLETTLVALQDISLDRVLDDNSRKVLYAEFPKIMQEGFTYLPAGLGSSSMGRPISYEQGVAWKVLNDADSPYCLAFMFVNWSFV; the protein is encoded by the exons ATGGCGATGGCTGTGTCGGGAAAGGGGCAGAAGCTAGCGTTGGACGGGGGGAAATACGTTAGGTACACGCCGGAGCAGGTGGAAGCGCTGGAGAGAGTGTATAATGAGTGCCCGAAGCCTAGTTCTCTTAGGCGACAGCAGCTGATAAGGGAGTGCCCTATCCTGTCCCACATCGAGTCGAAGCAGATCAAAGTCTGGTTCCAGAACCGCAG ATGTcgtgaaaaacaaaagaaagagtCTTCTCGGCTCCAAGGTGTTAACAGAAAGCTGTCTGCATTGAACAAACTGCTGATGGAGGAGAATGACAGGTTGCAGAAGCAGGTGTCTCAACTTGTTTATGACAATGGCTATATGCGCCAGCGGTTGCACAAT GTGTCTGCAGCAACTACAGACACCAGTTGTGAATCTGCAGTGACAAGTGGTCAGCAGCCACAGCAAAAAAATCCAACACCTCAACATCCACAAAGAGATGCTAACAACCCAGCTGG TCTACTTGCTATTGCGGAGGAGACCTTGGCAGAGTTCCTTTCGAAGGCTACTGGAACTGCTGTCGATTGGGTTCAGATGGTTGGAATGAAG CCTGGTCCGGATTCTATTGGAATTTTTGCTGTTTCCCACAACTGTGCTGGCGTAGCAGCTCGAGCATGTGGTCTTGTGAGTCTAGAACCCATTAAG GTTGCAGAGACTCTTAAAGATCGTTCATCTTGGTACCATGATTGCCGTTGCCTTGATGTGCTTACAGTAATTCCTGTTGGAAATGGGGGGAGTATTGAGCTTTGTTACATGCAG ACATATGCACCTACCACTTTGGCATCAGCACGTGACTTTTGGACTCTGAGATACACTACTGGACTGGAAGATGGCAGTCTTGTG ATATGTGAAAGATCATTGACTCTGGCAACTGGTGGTCCTGTTGGGCCAGTAGCCTCAGATTTTGTTAGAGCTGAGATGCATCCTAGTGGGTATCTCATTCGCCCCTGTGAAGGGGGTGGTTCGATGATTCATATTGTTGATCATGTTGATTTGGAT GCTTGCAGTGTGCCTGAGGTTATTAGACCACTATATGAATCACCCAAACTTCTAGCACAGAATATGACAGTCGCT GCACTATGTCATATTAGACAAGTTTCACAGGAGACTGGCAACGAAGTTGTTTGTGGTGGGGGGTACCATCCTGCTGTATTGAGAAACTTTAGTCAGCGACTGAGCAG AGGCTTCAATGATGCTGTAAATAGTTTTGCTGATGATGGATGGTCATTGATGGGTAGTGACTCTAGCGTTGAGGACGTGACTATTGCTTTAAGGTCATCTCCAAACAAGCATCACGGACCTCTTTTGAATTCTTCAACAATGTTTACTGCTCTTGGTTGTGGCATCCTATGTGCAAAAGCATCCATGTTATTGCAG AATGTTCCACCTGCTTTATTGGTTTGCTTTCTGAGGGAACACCGTTCAGAATGGGCTGACTTTGGCATTGATACTTATTCTGCTGTATCATTGAGATCTACACCGTACTCAATCCCCAGTGTGAGGTCTGGTGGAGGCTTTTCAGGCAATCAGGTTATACTTCCTCTTGCTCACACCATCGAGAAAGAAGAG ACGTTGGAGGTAGTCAGGCTCGTAGACCATGAGTTTAGCCAAGATGGTGCTTTGTCTAGAAGCGTCAACTTGCTACAG CTCTATAGTGGCATCGATGAGAATGCAGTAGGTGCACGCTCGCAGCTTGTTTTTGCACCATTTGATGAATCTTTTGCTGATGAAACACCTCTTCTACCTTCTGGTTTCCGCATAATGCCATTGGATCTTGGAGCA GATTCTCCAAAAGCTACTCGAACCCTTGACTTGGCATCCACCCTCGAAGTTGGTTCGAGAGCTGCAACATGTACTGAGAACAAAACCGCTGGCAATGCGATCAATTTAAGGTCAGTTTTGACTATAGCATTTCAGTTCACATATGAAAATCATCTCCGAGACAATGTGGCCGATATGGCACGACAATATGTACGGAGCGTGGTAGCTTCAGTTCAGAGAGTGGCCATGGCAATTGCACCTTCGCGTCTGAGTTCCAACATCGGGGCGAAACATTCCCTTGGTTCACCCGAGGCCCACACACTCTCAGAATGGATTTTTCGAAGTTATAG GATTTACACTGGAACTGAGCTCGTCCCAGCAGACCCACAAACTAAGGAATCATGTTTGAAGAACATATGGAACCATTCAGATGCAATCTTGTGCTGTCCCTTGAAG GTTCCGCCGATCTTCAACTTCGCCAACCAAGCGAGCCTCGACATGCTAGAAACCACACTTGTAGCTCTGCAGGACATATCGCTAGACAGAGTTCTCGATGACAACAGCAGAAAGGTGCTCTATGCTGAATTCCCCAAGATCATGCAGGAG GGCTTCACATACCTTCCTGCCGGCCTTGGCTCTTCGAGCATGGGGAGGCCGATATCGTACGAGCAAGGCGTAGCTTGGAAGGTCTTGAACGATGCGGACTCGCCCTATTGTTTGGCTTTCATGTTCGTGAACTGGTCGTTTGTGTGA
- the LOC122055391 gene encoding homeobox-leucine zipper protein HOX32-like isoform X2, with protein sequence MQFPKMKNGRNKLTEVITLKCREKQKKESSRLQGVNRKLSALNKLLMEENDRLQKQVSQLVYDNGYMRQRLHNVSAATTDTSCESAVTSGQQPQQKNPTPQHPQRDANNPAGLLAIAEETLAEFLSKATGTAVDWVQMVGMKPGPDSIGIFAVSHNCAGVAARACGLVSLEPIKVAETLKDRSSWYHDCRCLDVLTVIPVGNGGSIELCYMQTYAPTTLASARDFWTLRYTTGLEDGSLVICERSLTLATGGPVGPVASDFVRAEMHPSGYLIRPCEGGGSMIHIVDHVDLDACSVPEVIRPLYESPKLLAQNMTVAALCHIRQVSQETGNEVVCGGGYHPAVLRNFSQRLSRGFNDAVNSFADDGWSLMGSDSSVEDVTIALRSSPNKHHGPLLNSSTMFTALGCGILCAKASMLLQNVPPALLVCFLREHRSEWADFGIDTYSAVSLRSTPYSIPSVRSGGGFSGNQVILPLAHTIEKEETLEVVRLVDHEFSQDGALSRSVNLLQLYSGIDENAVGARSQLVFAPFDESFADETPLLPSGFRIMPLDLGADSPKATRTLDLASTLEVGSRAATCTENKTAGNAINLRSVLTIAFQFTYENHLRDNVADMARQYVRSVVASVQRVAMAIAPSRLSSNIGAKHSLGSPEAHTLSEWIFRSYRIYTGTELVPADPQTKESCLKNIWNHSDAILCCPLKVPPIFNFANQASLDMLETTLVALQDISLDRVLDDNSRKVLYAEFPKIMQEGFTYLPAGLGSSSMGRPISYEQGVAWKVLNDADSPYCLAFMFVNWSFV encoded by the exons ATGCAATTTCCAAAAATGAAGAATGGAAGGAATAAACTGACCGAAGTAATTACTCTAAA ATGTcgtgaaaaacaaaagaaagagtCTTCTCGGCTCCAAGGTGTTAACAGAAAGCTGTCTGCATTGAACAAACTGCTGATGGAGGAGAATGACAGGTTGCAGAAGCAGGTGTCTCAACTTGTTTATGACAATGGCTATATGCGCCAGCGGTTGCACAAT GTGTCTGCAGCAACTACAGACACCAGTTGTGAATCTGCAGTGACAAGTGGTCAGCAGCCACAGCAAAAAAATCCAACACCTCAACATCCACAAAGAGATGCTAACAACCCAGCTGG TCTACTTGCTATTGCGGAGGAGACCTTGGCAGAGTTCCTTTCGAAGGCTACTGGAACTGCTGTCGATTGGGTTCAGATGGTTGGAATGAAG CCTGGTCCGGATTCTATTGGAATTTTTGCTGTTTCCCACAACTGTGCTGGCGTAGCAGCTCGAGCATGTGGTCTTGTGAGTCTAGAACCCATTAAG GTTGCAGAGACTCTTAAAGATCGTTCATCTTGGTACCATGATTGCCGTTGCCTTGATGTGCTTACAGTAATTCCTGTTGGAAATGGGGGGAGTATTGAGCTTTGTTACATGCAG ACATATGCACCTACCACTTTGGCATCAGCACGTGACTTTTGGACTCTGAGATACACTACTGGACTGGAAGATGGCAGTCTTGTG ATATGTGAAAGATCATTGACTCTGGCAACTGGTGGTCCTGTTGGGCCAGTAGCCTCAGATTTTGTTAGAGCTGAGATGCATCCTAGTGGGTATCTCATTCGCCCCTGTGAAGGGGGTGGTTCGATGATTCATATTGTTGATCATGTTGATTTGGAT GCTTGCAGTGTGCCTGAGGTTATTAGACCACTATATGAATCACCCAAACTTCTAGCACAGAATATGACAGTCGCT GCACTATGTCATATTAGACAAGTTTCACAGGAGACTGGCAACGAAGTTGTTTGTGGTGGGGGGTACCATCCTGCTGTATTGAGAAACTTTAGTCAGCGACTGAGCAG AGGCTTCAATGATGCTGTAAATAGTTTTGCTGATGATGGATGGTCATTGATGGGTAGTGACTCTAGCGTTGAGGACGTGACTATTGCTTTAAGGTCATCTCCAAACAAGCATCACGGACCTCTTTTGAATTCTTCAACAATGTTTACTGCTCTTGGTTGTGGCATCCTATGTGCAAAAGCATCCATGTTATTGCAG AATGTTCCACCTGCTTTATTGGTTTGCTTTCTGAGGGAACACCGTTCAGAATGGGCTGACTTTGGCATTGATACTTATTCTGCTGTATCATTGAGATCTACACCGTACTCAATCCCCAGTGTGAGGTCTGGTGGAGGCTTTTCAGGCAATCAGGTTATACTTCCTCTTGCTCACACCATCGAGAAAGAAGAG ACGTTGGAGGTAGTCAGGCTCGTAGACCATGAGTTTAGCCAAGATGGTGCTTTGTCTAGAAGCGTCAACTTGCTACAG CTCTATAGTGGCATCGATGAGAATGCAGTAGGTGCACGCTCGCAGCTTGTTTTTGCACCATTTGATGAATCTTTTGCTGATGAAACACCTCTTCTACCTTCTGGTTTCCGCATAATGCCATTGGATCTTGGAGCA GATTCTCCAAAAGCTACTCGAACCCTTGACTTGGCATCCACCCTCGAAGTTGGTTCGAGAGCTGCAACATGTACTGAGAACAAAACCGCTGGCAATGCGATCAATTTAAGGTCAGTTTTGACTATAGCATTTCAGTTCACATATGAAAATCATCTCCGAGACAATGTGGCCGATATGGCACGACAATATGTACGGAGCGTGGTAGCTTCAGTTCAGAGAGTGGCCATGGCAATTGCACCTTCGCGTCTGAGTTCCAACATCGGGGCGAAACATTCCCTTGGTTCACCCGAGGCCCACACACTCTCAGAATGGATTTTTCGAAGTTATAG GATTTACACTGGAACTGAGCTCGTCCCAGCAGACCCACAAACTAAGGAATCATGTTTGAAGAACATATGGAACCATTCAGATGCAATCTTGTGCTGTCCCTTGAAG GTTCCGCCGATCTTCAACTTCGCCAACCAAGCGAGCCTCGACATGCTAGAAACCACACTTGTAGCTCTGCAGGACATATCGCTAGACAGAGTTCTCGATGACAACAGCAGAAAGGTGCTCTATGCTGAATTCCCCAAGATCATGCAGGAG GGCTTCACATACCTTCCTGCCGGCCTTGGCTCTTCGAGCATGGGGAGGCCGATATCGTACGAGCAAGGCGTAGCTTGGAAGGTCTTGAACGATGCGGACTCGCCCTATTGTTTGGCTTTCATGTTCGTGAACTGGTCGTTTGTGTGA
- the LOC122055392 gene encoding CCR4-NOT transcription complex subunit 9-like, producing MANLPPTLSLGGASFGGGAAPPSPAAAPPSPAAAAASSQPTKDRKIASAEQLVLDLCDAELRENALLDLSKKRDIFQDLAPLLWHSFGTIAVLLQEIVSIYPALSPPTLSPVASNRVCNALALLQCVASHPDTRILFLNAHIPLYLYPFLNTTSKTRPFEYLRLTSLGVIGALVKVDDTEVISFLLQTEIIPLCLRTMEMGSELSKTVATFIVQKILLDDVGLRYICATAERFFAVGSVLGNMVVSLAEQPSPRLLKHIIRCYLRLSDNQRACGALRGCLPEMLKDGTFNNCLRDDPATRRWLTQLLHNVSNGTLVAALQPGGLEHLMGN from the exons ATGGCGAATCTACCACCTACGCTCTCCCTTGGTGGAGCTTCGTTCGGCGGAGGGGCCGCCCCGCCCTCCCCCGCCGCCGCGCCGCCCTCCCCTGCAGCCGCCGCCGCCTCCAGCCAGCCCACCAAGGACCGCAAGATTGCATCGGCGGAACAGCTCGTGTTGGACCTCTGCGATGCCGAACTCAGGGAGAACGCTCTCCTTGACCTTTCCAAG AAAAGGGATATATTTCAAGACTTGGCTCCTTTGTTGTGGCATTCTTTTGGCACTATTGCAGTACTTCTTCAG GAGATAGTTTCAATATATCCTGCACTTTCACCCCCAACATTGTCACCAGTAGCTTCAAATCGAGTGTGTAATGCCCTTGCTCTTCTCCAG TGTGTTGCATCACATCCAGATACACGGATTCTTTTTCTGAATG CACATATTCCTCTTTATCTTTATCCATTTTTGAATACGACTAGTAAAACAAGGCCATTTGAGTATTTGAGGCTTACCAGCTTAGGGGTTATTGGAGCTCTTGTCAAG GTTGACGATACTGAGGTCATCAGCTTTCTTCTCCAGACAGAAATAATTCCTTTGTGTCTACGCACCATGGAGATGGGGAGTGAACTTTCTAAAACC GTGGCTACTTTCATTGTTCAGAAGATATTATTGGACGATGTGGGCCTGCGGTATATATGTGCCACCGCAGAGCGGTTCTTTGCTGTAGGTAGTGTCTTAGGCAACATGGTTGTGTCGCTGGCTGAGCAACCATCTCCAAGGTTACTTAAGCATATAATCAGATGTTACCTAAGGCTGTCAGATAATCAAAG GGCATGCGGAGCTTTGCGCGGATGTCTCCCGGAGATGCTGAAAGACGGAACATTCAACAATTGTCTTCGG GATGACCCAGCAACCCGCCGTTGGCTTACACAATTACTGCACAATGTGTCCAATGGAACACTAGTGGCAGCTCTTCAGCCCGGAGGGCTCGAGCATTTAATGGGCAACTAG
- the LOC121967935 gene encoding uncharacterized mitochondrial protein AtMg00810-like, whose amino-acid sequence MVCKLHKSLYGLKQSPRAWFTKLTQALLNWNFSGSKADTSLFFFSSSRDILIVLVYVDDIIIIGSTQGLITSLIDFLNKHFTVKDLGQLHYFLGIEVHHSDMGLHLSQTKYITNLLKKTGMFDSKPSDTPMSSTVSLSLCDGVPLEDASDYRNIVGALQYCTLTRPDLSFAVNKVCQFMHSLTVSHWQTIKRILRYLRGTLYHGLSISPISSPSLVCYTDADWASCPDDHRSTSGYCIFFGGNLVSWVSSKQKVVSRSSTESEYRAVANGVAEIAWLKYLLPELLVPLDSIPCILCDNMSTISLSANPVLHARTKHVKIDYHFVRECVATQTVLVQYTRSSDQLADTLTKSLSTFRFLSLHSKLNVLHRPLSLRGDDKV is encoded by the coding sequence ATGGTATGTAAACTACATAAATCATTGTATGGGTTAAAACAATCGCCTCGTGCATGGTTTACAAAACTTACTCAGGCACTTCTGAATTGGAATTTTTCTGGTTCTAAGGCTGATACctcattatttttcttctcttcaaGCCGCGATATTCTTATTGTGCTTGTCTATGTCGATGATATCATTATTATTGGCAGCACACAGGGTCTTATTACTTCCTTGATTGATTTTCTTAATAAACATTTTACTGTGAAGGATCTTGGACAATTGCATTATTTTTTGGGTATTGAAGTACATCACTCTGATATGGGTTTGCATCTTAGTCAAACAAAATATATTACGAATCTTTTGAAGAAAACTGGCATGTTTGACTCCAAACCATCTGATACTCCTATGTCTTCCACTGTTTCCTTGTCTTTATGTGATGGTGTTCCCTTAGAAGATGCCTCAGACTATCGCAACATTGTTGGTGCTCTTCAGTATTGCACACTGACACGTCCTGATCTATCTTTTGCTGTAAATAAAGTATGTCAGTTCATGCATTCCCTTACTGTCTCTCATTGGCAAACTATTAAGCGTATCTTGAGGTATTTGCGTGGAACCTTGTACCATGGTTTATCTATTTCCCCAATTTCCTCTCCATCTTTGGTGTGTTATACTGATGCTGACTGGGCTTCTTGTCCGGATGATCATCGTAGTACAAGTGGCTATTGCATATTTTTTGGAGGTAATCTTGTTTCATGGGTTTCTTCGAAGCAAAAGGTTGTGTCACGTTCTAGTACTGAATCAGAATATCGTGCTGTTGCTAATGGAGTTGCTGAAATTGCTTGGTTGAAATATTTGCTTCCTGAGCTTCTTGTTCCTCTGGATTCTATACCGTGTATTCTTTGTGATAATATGAGCACTATCTCCCTCTCTGCAAATCCGGTCTTGCATGCCAGAACCAAGCACGTTAAAATTGATTACCATTTTGTTAGGGAATGTGTTGCAACTCAAACTGTACTTGTTCAATACACTCGCTCGTCTGATCAGCTTGCGGATACGTTGACCAAAAGTCTGTCGACTTTCAGATTTCTCTCCTTACATTCCAAACTTAATGTTCTTCATAGACCCTTAAGTTTGAGGGGGGATGATAAAGTATAG